TAGATTTGTCAATGCCGTTACCTGTGGTTCCCGTTCCCCTTCAAGCGCCTGACCCGGATGTCCCCCTAGACCTACAGGCCGTTCTCACAGCCATTTACGACGAGGCCGCCTATGATCTGTCCCTCGACTATACCCAACCGCCACCCCCGCCTACCCTCTCTAGCGCCGAGGCCAAGTGGCTTCAGGCCCAACTGGAGGCCCATTGAAGGGGGACGCAAGGTTAACTAACCCATTAGGAGGGAACCGGGGACGGCTTTTTTGATCCAGTTGGTAATGACAAGTTGGCTGGGGTTAAGGGCGGTGGGCGTTTCGCGGGTGAGGGTGCAAAAGGTGAGATCGGGGGGAACAGGAATCGCTTCGCCGGTGGGGGTGCGCAAGGTGCGAATTTGGGCAGGTGTGAAGGGTTGCAAGGGTTGCCACACAATATATTGGCCACTTTCGCCAGCGATGGCTTCGGCAAGGCAATGGGGCTGGTTGCGATAGGCGGCTAATTTGGCTTTAGCTTTTAGGCGGGGGAAGAGGGCGGTGGTGCGGTTGGCGTTGAAGAAGGGGGCCTGAATGGGTCGGGGCCAGGTTTGCCGCAGTTGGCTGGGATCGGTCTGAAGTTGGGTGCAGAGGGCGGTGATGCCGGTGGCAGCTTCGCCCGATCGGCTCAGGTGGCGCAGATCGAGCCGGACCATTGCTAAACCAGCGGCGGCGAGGTTGGCCAAGCGATCGAGGATAAATTGATCCTTGTCCAGAAACATCAAGGTGCCATGCGGCGTTTCGTAGGTAGGAAATTGACGCTGGGGGGTGTCTGCAAAGGCGACATGGGCGGTGAGGGGTTGCTCATCCGGATCATCCTGATCAGGAACATGGGCGGCCAGGAGCGATCGCGGTGAATAAAACAACAGAATCGGTCCCGCACCAAGCACTTCGCATTCGACCGGTAATTGCTGGCAATAGTCAACCAGGGTCGCTTCGGGCAGTTCGATCGACAGAATCAGGCGTTCAAGGGAAGGATGCAATAGCTCACACCACCCCTGCAAGGCTTCCCGGTTGTGATTGCCGGTTTCCGCGATCAGGTGAATAGGCATTTGGGGTTGGTGGTGCTGCACCCAGGCGGCTGCGCCGATATCACCCACGCGAATTGCATCAAAGCACGATAAATCCCAGGTCTGGAGGCGATCGCTAATTCCCTGCATCACTGGTTCGGTCATCAGGATATCCCACACCAAGACCGGACGCAGCCCCCGTTGCCGTGCCGCGATCGCCAGCCTCTGGGCCTCCTGCGGTGACAAGCTCCCCTGTCGTGCCGTGAGTCGGGGTTCCAAGAGCACTTCCTGGATTCCCGGTGCCGCTGCACAGGCATCCAGATCCGCGATCGTACTGACAAAAGTGTTAAATTGCATTACTGTCGCCTGGGAAAATTGAATGCTGGGGTTAAATTGGTGAGCCAGGACAGCGGTGCGCCCCTCATTCGACAGATACAGCCCTGACCGCAATCATCAAGTCCAGTTTTACCTGGGTAGGCTGGGGTCAGCCTACGGGTGCGGCCCTCACCCTCTCCCAGCGCCGGAGAGGGATTTAGGGTGAGGGTTGCCTTCGCCCCGTCTGGGAGAAGGGGTTGGGGGATGAGGGCTACCGGTCGGATCAAGAGCCAAACCTTAACGGTGTACTGAGTCGATTAGGTAAAGGCTGTAAGAAGCTTAGCTAGCAAAAATTGGCCCGTAAAAATTAGCTGATAAAAAGCTGAAAAATTAGCTAAAAAGATTAGTGGCTAAACATTGGTCAGTAAAAATTAGCTAAAAAGATTAGCAAAATCAGCCAGCCTCCCGGAGAAGGGATATGTCTAGGGTATGGTGTTAAGCAGCCGATTGGCAACGCATCGGTTGGAATCGGGCTGTGCTGATCTTGGAAATTTGAGGCAAAGGTGTGAAGTATTTCCCTGATCGAGTGTATCCAGCGTCACTTGGGGGGCGTTCGTTGCGTTTGTCCTTGATTGCGGCGGGTGGACTGCTACCGGTCGTCGGTATGGCTCCCGGCTGGGCTGCCCTCCCCAGCGGCACGGTTCTCCAGGGGAGAGAGGGTGTGAGCGACCCTGGAGTCACAGCCGTGAGTCCGGTAGCCCTATCATTCGTTGCAACACCGGTTGCAATCCCCGTTGTTGCAACTGCTGGCGCGACTGCCCCACTGGTCAGCCCCCTGCCTGCTTTGCCAGCCGTTCCGGCAGCGGTAGGTTCTCTGACTAGCTTGACTGCCGTTGAGTTCAGCGATCCCCGTGCTTCCCTCGTGGCCCAGGAACCCCAACTACAACCAGGAAACCTCCCGAATCCGGTTCCGCCTGCCCCCACCCTCTTTCCCCCAGCGGTGGTGCCTGCGCCCCAACCAGCTCCGTTGCAGGTGCCGGACCTGCCGACGCCTACACCGGAAACACCGTCTACAGATGCCCCCGATACGATTACGGTCGATCGCTTTGAGTTCGAGGGGAATACCGCCTTTAGTGATGCGGAATTGGCGGCGGTAACCCGCGAGTTTACGGGCCGACCCTTGAGTTTTGGCGAACTGTTGCAGGTGGAGGCGCTGGTCACTAAAACCTATACGGATGCGGGCTATATCAACTCTGGCGCGGTGATCCCGGCGGGCCAAACCTTTCCACGGGAGGGGGCGGTGGTGACGGTGCAGATCATTGAGGGGGGCATTGAAGATATCGAAGTGAGGGGTACCCGTAGGCTCCGACCGGGGTATGTCCAATCGCGGCTGGCGATCGCGACGAAGGCCCCGTTGAAGCGGGAGCGGCTGCTGGAGGCGCTGCAACTCTTACAATTAAATCCGCTGATCGCAAGTATTTCCGCAGAATTGCAGGCGGGAACACGCCCGGAAGTGAGTTTACTGAAGGTGCAGGTGCGTGAGGCGGATGCGTTTGCCGTTGACCTGTTTGCTGATAATGGCCGGGTTCCCAGTGTGGGCAGTTTTGAACGCGGGGTGGAACTCCGACATGGCAATTTGTTGGGCCTGGGCGATGCGCTGGCGCTGACCTATACGAATACGGATGGCAGTAATGAGTATGAGTTTAGCTATGCACTGCCGGTGAACCCGCGCAATGGGACGGTGCGCCTGTACGGGAGTCTGACGGATACCGAGGTGATTACAGCGCCGTTCGATCGCATTGATATTACGGGGGAATCGCAATATCTGGAGTTGAGTTTCCGGCAACCCATTATTGAGAAGCCCAATCGAGAGTTTGCCCTGGGCTTAATGGGGTCGTTCCAGGAAAGTCAGACTTTTTTATTAGGGGAGGCGTTTCCCCTGTCGCCAGGGGCGAATGAGGAGGGGATTACCCGTGTGACGGCCCTGCGATTTTTCCAGGATTATTTGTCCCGGCAACCAAGGGCAGTGTTTGCGGCACGATCGCAGTTTAATTTAGGGCTGGATGCCTTGGGTTCAACGGTCAATGACGATGCCCCGGATAGTCGCTTTTTTAGTTGGCGGGGACAGGCGCAGTATGTGCGGTTATTGGCTCCGGATACGCTGTTAGTGCTGCGATCAGATGCGCAGTTGACGCCCAGTTCTCTGGTGCCCCTGGAGCAGTTTAGTGGGGGGGGGTTGAATAGTGTGCGGGGGTATCGTCAGGATAGTTTGCTGACGGACAATGGGGTGTTCTTGTCTGCGGAGGTGCGGGTGCCAATTTTGCGGATGCCGGAGATTAAGGGACTGTTACAGGTGGCACCGTTGATTGATTTTGGGGTGGGCTGGAACCATGCCAGTAAGTTTAAGGTGCAGGGAACGAATACCCTGATCGGTACCGGATTAGGGTTGATTTGGCAGATGCGCGATCGTCTATCGGTCCGGTTGGATTGGGGGATGCCTCTGACCGATCGGGACGATAGCGATCGCACGTGGCAGGAGAATGGGATCTACTTTTCGGTGCGGTTTACGCCTTTTTAGCGACGGGTCACCCGTCAACTCAGGCAGCTCCTATGGGACGTGTTGTTCTGAACGCTCACAAAGATAGCGGTCGTTGCTTGACGAGCCAGCAGCGAACTTCATGAAATCTTTTTATTGGGGTTATCCGGATTGTTGTCGCCAAACCGGAAGAGTGGAGTGGTAGATGCACCCTGATTTTTAATGCCCTGGTTCGCAATGCGGATTAGGGCTTTTTTAAAGGGGTGCCGATCGCTGCCAAAGGCCCAGATCACAATGCACCAACATCATGTCCCTTGCATTATGGGCACCTGATCCACCCAGATGCAGCCCTTAAGCTACCTAATAATAACAGAAACTTATTCCTCAACCGAGGGTCTGTTTATCAATGTTCAACAATTCTGCTAGCAAATGATCCGGACGGGCCAGCCGCCAGTTCCCTAGAGATGGCGCAGGAGTTGTTCAATCATGCGGTTTGCTTGGGCTGCATAGCTGCCCCCAAAAAGATTGAAGTGATTGAGGATGTGATACAGGTTGTAAAGGACTTGGCGCTGTTCATAACCCGCCGCGATCGGAAAAACTTCGTTGTAGCCTTGATAAAATGGAGCCGGAAACCGTCCAAATAACTCGCTCATCGCCAGATCCACTTCGCGATCGCCCCAATAGGTTGCCGGGTCAAAGATCACCGGCTCCCCCTCGATGGTAATCGCCGCATTGCCGGACCAGAGGTCACCGTGGACCAGAGAGGGTTGGGGGTGATGATCCGCCAGAAGCTGGGGCACCGCCGCCAACAGTTCCGCCTGTCGCGGGAAGTGCCCCCCTCGCCGCGCCGCCAATTGCAATTGAAACGCCAGCCGATAATCGCGAAAAAATGTCGCCCAGTCCTGGGTCCAGGGATTTGGTTGCGGGGTTGCGCCGATCGTATTATCCCGGTCCCAGCCAAATTGAGGGTTGCCTTGGGTGGGTTGCCACTGGTGCAAAGCGGCCAACTGTTGCCCCAGGCGGTGCCAACTGGCTGTGCCCGTTCCCCCCAGGTTGAGATATTCCAACACTAAATAGCTCTGTCCCGCGGCAACGCCACAGCAAATCGGTCGCGGTACCCGGATCGTCTGGGTAGCCGCCATTTGCGCTAGCCCCAACTGTTCCGCCTCAAACATGGCGACCTTCGAGGCGTGGTTGAGTTTGACGAAATATCGCTCATCGCCCTGGTTGAGCAGATAGGCTTGATTGATGCAACCGCCGCCGAGCGATCGCACGTGCGGCTTGGACAAAGGCGTTCCGGTCACCTGGGTAATGTGTTGGGCGATCTCAGTCCACATGGGCAAGGGTCCTTGCGCAACGGCCAGTCCCAGGTTATCGCGAAATTCGCCCTAAACTGCCTAAACTAACGGAAGGTCAGCATTGTTACCCCGTTACCCCTCGATGCAGGCACCCGATTACGCATGGACGGCATGACTGTTTATCCCCAACCAGACACCTCCCACCCCGCCGCTTGGTTTGAACCTGTTTATGCCCAAGCCAACTATAACCCCGACCACATTCCCTGGGCCAAGCGATCCCCCCACCCCTACCTGCTCCAGTCCTTATCCCAATCCTCGCCCCCACCCGCCCCCACCTGCGCGATCGTGGTTGGGTGTGGTCTGGGTGATGATGCCGAAGCCATCGCCCAGGCTGGGTTCACCGTCACCGCCTTCGACATCTCGCCCACCGCAATTAGTTGGTGCCAGCGACGCTTCCCCCAGTCCCCCGTAACTTATACCACTGCCGACCTGCTCGATCTCCCGCCCCACTGGCTGGGGGCTTTCAGTTTTGTCTGGGAAAACCGCACGATCCAGGCCCTGCCCCTAGCCATTCGCACCCAAGCGATCGCTGCTGTCGCTGCCCTGGTTGCGCCTGGTGGCAAACTGCACCTGGCCACCCATTGGCGTCCTGATGATACCGTTCCTACCGGTCCCCCCTGGGCTGTCAGCGATCGCGAACTCGTAGAATTCACCCACCACAGTCTTACCGCAACCCAACGTCAACTGGTTCACGATGCGTCCAAAGCCCTCACTTTCGCCTATTTGGAATTTAGCCGTACCTGAGTAAGCTGGTGCCTGAGGGGAAATTGGCGTTGTCGCCGGGTGCATCTCACTTGTGCGGCCCTCACCCTAAATCCCTCTCCCAGAGCAGGAGAGGGACTGGGAAATCCGGCTCCCCTTCTCCCCACTTGGGAGAAGGGGTTGGGGGATGAGGGCTGCATCTTGCCCAACTGAGATGCTCCCGTTGTCGCCTTAGCCCAATGGTGCTGTCAGTAGCCTGAGATATCCCTGACCCGTTCGTGTTTGCAGGGGCTGCGACTCGCTGCTGCGACTATTTTGCGACTATCTAAAGTTATCTAAAAGTTAATCACCTGCGTTAAGGTAGCAACAAACCTTGCTACCCTCGATGTGTTACTGGCAACGATCGCGCCTATGTCTTTACCAGAATCCAGTCGCTTCCCCCTCACCGAGGATCTCACCATTTGTCGCGTCCTGAATGGCATGTGGCAGGTCTCCGGTGCCCACGGTCCGATCGATGCTGCAGCGGCGATCGCGGCCATGTTTCCCTACGTTGATGCGGGTTTTACCACCTGGGACCTCGCCGATCACTATGGACCAGCGGAGGATTTTATGGGTGAATTTCGCCAACGCCTGCGGACGGAACGGGGCGAAGCCGCCCTCGACCATTTGCAAGCGTTTACCAAATGGGTGCCGCGCCCAATGCCTATGACCCGCCGGGTGGTTGAGGAAAATATTCAACGCTCGCGGCAACGCATGGCGGTTGATAGCCTGGATTTACTGCAATTCCACTGGTGGGATTATAGCGATCGTAACTATCTAGAAGCCTTACGCATCCTCACGGATCTCAAAACCGAGGGCTGGATCAAGCATCTTGCCTTAACCAATTTTGATACAACCCACACCAAAGCGATCCTAGATCACGGGTTCCCGATCGTCTCCAACCAGGTGCAATTTTCACTGATCGATCGGCGTCCTCTGAAAAAAATGGTGCCGCTATGTCAACAGTGCGATGTGAAATTGCTGGCCTATGGTACCCTCTGCGGGGGACTACTGTCAGAGAAATATCTCGGTGTTGCTGAACCAAGCCGTACCAAACTAAACACGGCTTCCCTGCGAAAATACAAAAACATGATCGATGCCTGGGGGAGTTGGGAACTGTTCCAACAACTGCTAGTGGCTTTGCAGGCAATTGCCCAGAGACATGGCGTTACCATTCCGAATGTGGCCGTGCGCTATGTCCTGGAACAACCCGCAGTCGCGGGGGTCATTGTGGGGGTGCGGTTGGGCGTTTCTGAGCATTTAGCAGAAAATGCCCAGGTGTTTACATTTAGTCTCGATCGCGAAGATTACGAGCGGCTAGAGAGTGTGTTGGAAAAATCCCAGGATCTCTATCGCTTGATTGGCGACTGTGGGGATGAATACCGCTGATGAATACCGCTGATGAATACCGCTGATGAATACCGCTAACGGAACCGAGCTAAAACTTGGGCCATATAATCTCCCCAAAGTTTAGCCGCGATCGCGCTACTACCCGATGTGGGTGAATTATCATCATTACCCAGCCAGATGCCAGTTGCAATGCCGGCAGGGATCCCATCGCGAATCGCAACCTCCGGGAGATAGCCCACAAACCAGGTATCGACATTATCATTAGTCGTCCCGGTTTTCCCCGCTGCTCCGGCACCGATATTGGCATTGCGTCCGGTACCGGATTGCACCACCCCCTGTAATAAGGCGGTCATCGTGGTCGCCACCTCTGCCGCTACTCCCGGTTGGTTCGCCTCAGCCGTGTTGGCAAAATCGTAGATCACCCGGCAACTTTGGGCATCATTGCGATCGCGGCAATCGCCACTATCCAGTACCCGCTGAATCGCATGGGGCCGGTTATACACCCCGCCATTGGCAAAGGTGGCCACGGCCCCCGTCATCTCCAACACCGTAACCTCACTCTGTCCCAGGGCTAAACCGGGTACTGGCTTTAACGGAGACTCAATTCCCAAGCGTTGAGCCAGCCGCACCACCCGGTTTAATCCCACGGCCTGGGCAATGCGCAACGCCACCACATTCTCCGACTGGGCCATCCCCTGGTACATATCCACCGCCCCACGACTGCGCTGACACCCGGAAAAAGCTTGCCCCTGCCAGGTCAACGGCGCACAGGAAAAGGTTTCACTGGGCGACATCCCCTGCTCCAGAGCGGCGGCATAGACCAAAACCTTAAACGTCGATCCCGGTTGGCGGAGGGCCTGGGTCGCCCGATTAAACTGGCTGTCGGCATAGTCTACCCCGCCCACCATTGCCATAATGGCTCCCGTTTGCGTGTCGATCGTCGCGATCGCCCCCTGGGAAAACCCCAGCGCCGCTCCCTCAGTATTGATCAATGCTTTCAGCGCCGTTTCGGCTTCGGTTTGGATCTGGGGATCGAGGGCCGTCTCAATAATAAAATTGCCTTCCTGGGCCAGTTGGCTTCCCAAGAGACGCTCCAGTTCGGCAAAGACGTGATCGTAAAAATAGGGAGCGATCGTGCTTTCCAACTGCTCCCGGGCACGGGGGTTAATTTCAATGCGCGATCGGCGGGCACGCTGGGCCTCGGCTTCGGTAATAAACCCCTGGCTGAGCATCCGGCTGAGGACGCGATCGCGCACCCGGACCGCCGCTTCATAGTCTCGAATCGGGTTGAAACTATTGGGGGCTGGCAAAATCCCCACCAGTGTCGCCGCCTCCGACAGGGTGAGGTCACGGGCAGATTTACCAAAGTAAAACTGGGCCGCATCCTCAAAGCCATAACTGCCGCTGCCCAGGTACACGCGGTTCAGGTAGGTGCGCATCA
This DNA window, taken from Trichothermofontia sichuanensis B231, encodes the following:
- a CDS encoding U32 family peptidase, with the translated sequence MQFNTFVSTIADLDACAAAPGIQEVLLEPRLTARQGSLSPQEAQRLAIAARQRGLRPVLVWDILMTEPVMQGISDRLQTWDLSCFDAIRVGDIGAAAWVQHHQPQMPIHLIAETGNHNREALQGWCELLHPSLERLILSIELPEATLVDYCQQLPVECEVLGAGPILLFYSPRSLLAAHVPDQDDPDEQPLTAHVAFADTPQRQFPTYETPHGTLMFLDKDQFILDRLANLAAAGLAMVRLDLRHLSRSGEAATGITALCTQLQTDPSQLRQTWPRPIQAPFFNANRTTALFPRLKAKAKLAAYRNQPHCLAEAIAGESGQYIVWQPLQPFTPAQIRTLRTPTGEAIPVPPDLTFCTLTRETPTALNPSQLVITNWIKKAVPGSLLMG
- a CDS encoding fructosamine kinase family protein, encoding MWTEIAQHITQVTGTPLSKPHVRSLGGGCINQAYLLNQGDERYFVKLNHASKVAMFEAEQLGLAQMAATQTIRVPRPICCGVAAGQSYLVLEYLNLGGTGTASWHRLGQQLAALHQWQPTQGNPQFGWDRDNTIGATPQPNPWTQDWATFFRDYRLAFQLQLAARRGGHFPRQAELLAAVPQLLADHHPQPSLVHGDLWSGNAAITIEGEPVIFDPATYWGDREVDLAMSELFGRFPAPFYQGYNEVFPIAAGYEQRQVLYNLYHILNHFNLFGGSYAAQANRMIEQLLRHL
- a CDS encoding PBP1A family penicillin-binding protein — translated: MTPTPPPPRKPNPIMTTLTNFVQTVVPGNLSHLKLKPNAQAPELRIDDPQNPGAHSNPYHLVGDYYTGGRSSSCDIKIRNTMVSKRHFTIERDPQRPDWFWIKDEQSQNGLYQGKQRVTRQRLRHGDRFTLGPPDLAEGVTLTYTVPQGGLPPLQTAVLGLTEISQRLKPRARVLKLRVYDPQHPDQHPAPYPLAGDHYTLGRSQPSAASALDIQVQNRLVSECHLTFDRDPQHPNWFWVEDPGSTNGTYRGRRRLTGKHRLRHGDRFTLGPPDLQDVVTLTCFDPYIRVLRYGIYGFTGLSLLLALWIGLEWQKFSVRPLPHSIQGPVIVYARDNVTPLREPYNRAHIEFARLSDFPAYLPNAVIASEDTRFYWHLGVDPIGILRAVVTNLRSGSVQEGGSTVTQQLARSLFRDYVGTADSAGRKIREAIVALQLEMVYSKDFLMRTYLNRVYLGSGSYGFEDAAQFYFGKSARDLTLSEAATLVGILPAPNSFNPIRDYEAAVRVRDRVLSRMLSQGFITEAEAQRARRSRIEINPRAREQLESTIAPYFYDHVFAELERLLGSQLAQEGNFIIETALDPQIQTEAETALKALINTEGAALGFSQGAIATIDTQTGAIMAMVGGVDYADSQFNRATQALRQPGSTFKVLVYAAALEQGMSPSETFSCAPLTWQGQAFSGCQRSRGAVDMYQGMAQSENVVALRIAQAVGLNRVVRLAQRLGIESPLKPVPGLALGQSEVTVLEMTGAVATFANGGVYNRPHAIQRVLDSGDCRDRNDAQSCRVIYDFANTAEANQPGVAAEVATTMTALLQGVVQSGTGRNANIGAGAAGKTGTTNDNVDTWFVGYLPEVAIRDGIPAGIATGIWLGNDDNSPTSGSSAIAAKLWGDYMAQVLARFR
- a CDS encoding ShlB/FhaC/HecB family hemolysin secretion/activation protein; amino-acid sequence: MRLSLIAAGGLLPVVGMAPGWAALPSGTVLQGREGVSDPGVTAVSPVALSFVATPVAIPVVATAGATAPLVSPLPALPAVPAAVGSLTSLTAVEFSDPRASLVAQEPQLQPGNLPNPVPPAPTLFPPAVVPAPQPAPLQVPDLPTPTPETPSTDAPDTITVDRFEFEGNTAFSDAELAAVTREFTGRPLSFGELLQVEALVTKTYTDAGYINSGAVIPAGQTFPREGAVVTVQIIEGGIEDIEVRGTRRLRPGYVQSRLAIATKAPLKRERLLEALQLLQLNPLIASISAELQAGTRPEVSLLKVQVREADAFAVDLFADNGRVPSVGSFERGVELRHGNLLGLGDALALTYTNTDGSNEYEFSYALPVNPRNGTVRLYGSLTDTEVITAPFDRIDITGESQYLELSFRQPIIEKPNREFALGLMGSFQESQTFLLGEAFPLSPGANEEGITRVTALRFFQDYLSRQPRAVFAARSQFNLGLDALGSTVNDDAPDSRFFSWRGQAQYVRLLAPDTLLVLRSDAQLTPSSLVPLEQFSGGGLNSVRGYRQDSLLTDNGVFLSAEVRVPILRMPEIKGLLQVAPLIDFGVGWNHASKFKVQGTNTLIGTGLGLIWQMRDRLSVRLDWGMPLTDRDDSDRTWQENGIYFSVRFTPF
- a CDS encoding class I SAM-dependent methyltransferase encodes the protein MDGMTVYPQPDTSHPAAWFEPVYAQANYNPDHIPWAKRSPHPYLLQSLSQSSPPPAPTCAIVVGCGLGDDAEAIAQAGFTVTAFDISPTAISWCQRRFPQSPVTYTTADLLDLPPHWLGAFSFVWENRTIQALPLAIRTQAIAAVAALVAPGGKLHLATHWRPDDTVPTGPPWAVSDRELVEFTHHSLTATQRQLVHDASKALTFAYLEFSRT
- a CDS encoding aldo/keto reductase gives rise to the protein MSLPESSRFPLTEDLTICRVLNGMWQVSGAHGPIDAAAAIAAMFPYVDAGFTTWDLADHYGPAEDFMGEFRQRLRTERGEAALDHLQAFTKWVPRPMPMTRRVVEENIQRSRQRMAVDSLDLLQFHWWDYSDRNYLEALRILTDLKTEGWIKHLALTNFDTTHTKAILDHGFPIVSNQVQFSLIDRRPLKKMVPLCQQCDVKLLAYGTLCGGLLSEKYLGVAEPSRTKLNTASLRKYKNMIDAWGSWELFQQLLVALQAIAQRHGVTIPNVAVRYVLEQPAVAGVIVGVRLGVSEHLAENAQVFTFSLDREDYERLESVLEKSQDLYRLIGDCGDEYR